From Hymenobacter sedentarius, a single genomic window includes:
- a CDS encoding NADP-dependent malic enzyme encodes MLKINKQDALNYHSQEPAGKLEVVPTKPMSTQLDLALAYSPGVAEPCKEIAANPDDVYKYTAKGNLVAVITNGTAVLGLGNIGPSASKPVMEGKGVLFKKFAGLDCFDIEIDANDPDEFIRIVKALEPTFGGINLEDIKAPECFRIETELREKMNIPLMHDDQHGTAIITSAALLNGLEVVGKKIDEIKLVVSGAGAAAVSCLRLYLALGLNKDNVVVFDKDGIINAARTNLDPIQMQFATSRTITTLDEAMEGADVFLGLSAANVLPAGLLLRMAANPMVFALANPDPEVSYQLAMATRDDIIMATGRSDHPNQVNNVLGFPYIFRGAMDVRATEINEAMKLAAVHALAHLSKEPVPDMVNKAYGDNTLAFGPTYLIPKPLDPRLITTISPAVARAAMESGVARLPIEDWAAYEDQLRARLGVNQKLMNRMTSAAKANPKRVVFAEADNYKILKAAQILLDEGICKPILLGPQDKIDSIARANSLDLEGCEIVNILKQDAKRDEYAALLYQKRQRRGMTLYEGRRLMRERNYYAAMMVETGEADACITGLTKDYGKSIIPSLQVIGTEEGVRRVASMYIIQHKKGPYFFADTTVNINPTAEEMVEIIGLTARAVRFFDTEPRMAVISYSNFGSNAGPLPEKTRRATELAKARFPNLLIDGEMQANVALSPQLLQDHYGFSPLAEKGANTLIFPNVESGNIAYKVLQEIGGAEVIGPVLMGMRKPVHILQLGASVRDIVNMAAIAVVDAQTGSRAL; translated from the coding sequence ATGCTAAAAATAAACAAACAGGACGCCCTCAACTACCACTCCCAGGAACCCGCGGGCAAGCTGGAGGTGGTGCCCACCAAACCCATGAGCACGCAGCTCGACCTGGCGCTGGCCTACTCGCCCGGCGTGGCCGAGCCGTGCAAAGAAATTGCGGCCAATCCCGACGATGTGTACAAGTACACGGCCAAGGGCAACCTGGTGGCCGTAATTACCAATGGCACCGCCGTGCTGGGGCTGGGCAACATCGGGCCCTCGGCCAGCAAGCCCGTGATGGAAGGCAAGGGCGTGCTGTTTAAGAAATTTGCGGGCTTGGATTGCTTTGATATTGAGATAGACGCCAACGACCCCGACGAGTTTATCCGCATCGTAAAAGCGCTGGAGCCCACGTTTGGCGGCATCAACCTGGAGGACATCAAGGCGCCGGAGTGCTTCCGGATTGAAACCGAGCTGCGGGAGAAGATGAACATTCCGCTGATGCACGACGACCAGCACGGCACGGCCATCATTACGTCGGCCGCGCTGCTGAACGGGCTGGAAGTGGTAGGCAAGAAAATCGACGAAATCAAGCTAGTGGTGAGCGGTGCGGGCGCGGCAGCCGTGTCGTGCCTGCGGCTGTACCTGGCGTTGGGCCTGAACAAGGACAACGTGGTGGTGTTCGACAAAGACGGCATCATCAACGCTGCGCGCACCAACCTGGACCCCATCCAGATGCAGTTTGCCACGAGCCGCACCATCACCACACTGGATGAGGCCATGGAAGGCGCCGACGTGTTTCTGGGCCTTTCGGCGGCCAACGTGCTGCCGGCCGGCCTGCTGCTGCGCATGGCCGCCAACCCCATGGTGTTTGCCCTGGCCAACCCCGACCCCGAGGTGAGCTACCAGCTGGCCATGGCCACCCGCGACGACATCATTATGGCCACCGGCCGCTCGGACCACCCCAACCAGGTGAACAACGTGCTCGGCTTCCCCTATATTTTCCGGGGAGCCATGGACGTGCGCGCCACCGAAATCAACGAGGCCATGAAGCTGGCCGCCGTGCACGCCCTGGCCCACCTGAGCAAGGAGCCCGTGCCCGACATGGTGAACAAGGCCTACGGCGACAACACGCTAGCGTTTGGCCCAACCTACCTGATTCCGAAGCCGCTCGACCCGCGGCTCATCACCACCATCAGCCCCGCGGTGGCGCGGGCAGCCATGGAAAGCGGCGTGGCCCGCCTGCCCATCGAGGACTGGGCGGCCTACGAAGACCAGCTCCGCGCCCGCCTGGGCGTGAACCAGAAGCTGATGAACCGCATGACCTCGGCGGCCAAGGCCAACCCGAAGCGCGTGGTGTTTGCCGAAGCCGATAACTACAAAATCCTGAAAGCCGCGCAGATTCTGCTCGATGAAGGCATCTGCAAGCCCATTTTGCTGGGCCCGCAGGACAAAATTGACTCCATTGCCCGGGCCAACAGCCTGGATTTGGAAGGCTGCGAAATCGTCAACATCCTGAAGCAGGATGCCAAGCGCGACGAGTACGCCGCCCTGCTGTATCAGAAGCGCCAGCGCCGCGGCATGACGCTCTACGAAGGCCGCCGCCTGATGCGCGAGCGCAACTACTACGCCGCCATGATGGTGGAAACCGGCGAAGCCGACGCCTGCATCACCGGCCTCACGAAGGACTACGGCAAGAGCATCATTCCGTCGCTGCAGGTCATCGGCACCGAGGAGGGCGTGCGGCGCGTGGCGTCGATGTACATCATTCAGCACAAGAAAGGCCCGTATTTCTTTGCCGATACCACGGTGAACATCAACCCGACGGCCGAGGAGATGGTGGAGATTATTGGGCTGACGGCCCGGGCGGTGCGCTTCTTCGATACCGAGCCGCGCATGGCCGTTATCAGCTACTCCAACTTCGGCTCCAACGCCGGCCCGCTGCCCGAGAAAACCCGCCGTGCCACCGAGCTGGCCAAGGCGCGCTTCCCCAACCTGCTCATCGACGGCGAGATGCAGGCCAACGTGGCCCTGAGCCCGCAGCTGCTGCAGGACCACTACGGCTTCTCGCCCCTGGCCGAAAAGGGCGCCAACACGCTGATTTTCCCCAATGTGGAGTCGGGCAACATTGCCTACAAGGTGCTGCAGGAAATTGGCGGCGCCGAGGTCATTGGGCCGGTGCTGATGGGCATGCGCAAGCCGGTGCACATTCTGCAGCTCGGCGCCTCGGTGCGCGACATTGTGAACATGGCCGCCATTGCCGTGGTGGACGCCCAGACGGGCAGCCGGGCGCTGTAG
- the ruvA gene encoding Holliday junction branch migration protein RuvA codes for MIAYLDGKLAYKDATLAIVDILGVGYEVRISLATYSKLPAEGAATKIYTYQHIKEDGQTLYGFLDPNEKALFMLLISVSGIGPGTGIVMVSSMSVGEIREAIVNENVRAIQSIKGVGPKTAQRVILELKDKLRKDELLAKAGVDTVPLARQHNTRRSEALQALVTLGFARAAAEKNLDQIQHKHGGELSVEEMIKFALKSH; via the coding sequence ATGATTGCTTACCTCGACGGTAAACTCGCTTACAAAGACGCCACCCTCGCCATTGTCGACATCCTGGGCGTGGGCTACGAAGTCCGGATTTCGCTGGCCACCTACTCCAAGCTGCCGGCCGAGGGCGCGGCCACCAAGATTTACACCTACCAGCACATCAAGGAAGACGGGCAGACGCTCTATGGCTTTCTTGACCCCAACGAAAAGGCGCTGTTTATGCTGCTCATTTCGGTGTCGGGCATTGGGCCGGGCACGGGCATTGTGATGGTGAGCAGCATGAGCGTGGGCGAAATTCGCGAGGCCATTGTGAACGAAAACGTGCGCGCCATCCAGAGCATCAAGGGCGTGGGACCCAAGACGGCCCAGCGCGTGATACTGGAGCTAAAAGACAAGCTGCGCAAGGACGAACTGCTGGCCAAGGCCGGCGTGGACACCGTGCCGCTGGCCCGCCAACACAATACCCGCCGCTCCGAAGCGTTGCAGGCCTTGGTTACCCTGGGCTTTGCACGGGCCGCTGCCGAGAAGAATCTGGACCAGATTCAGCATAAGCACGGCGGTGAACTGAGCGTGGAGGAAATGATTAAGTTTGCTTTGAAGTCGCACTGA